Genomic window (Blastocatellia bacterium):
ATCAACCTGAATTAATTCTTCTAATCCAACGGCTTGTAAAATAATATTTTTACGTGGATGTTCGGTTGCTTGTTCAGGGGTAAGTAATCCCCTGGAAATCATTAATTCTACTAGTGATTGATCTGTAGTAATTTGTGTAACTCGATTTTGACGGATCAGGTAGGCTCTTGAGTCACCAACTTGAGCAATATAAGCTGCATCTTCTTCTATTAAAATTGCTGTTACAGTGGCTGACATTCCTCTATAAGCAGGGCTTTCTTTACTATAATTCCAAACAACATAATTAGCCTGTTCTACAGAAGCAATCAAGCGATCATGTGCGGGTATTGCCCAAGAAAGTCTACCCAAAGATTCATTAATAGAATGTACAGTAAGTTGGCTAGCTATTTCTCCCGCATTTGCTCCACCAACTCCATCTGAAACAATCATCAAAAAACTATTTTCGTTAGCGTTATAAACTTCTTCTGTGCTACTAGGAAAAGTCTTGCCATTACGAAAATCTGCCATTAAAAAACTATCTTCATTGTTTTTACGTAAAATTCCAACGTCAGTAATTCCGGCTACATTAATATGTACTTTATTATTATTACTCATATAAAATTTTCAAGCAGTCACTAAGTTTAGTTTAGGGGGCAACTAATCAGATAAATTTATTTAAACAATTAGTTATAAAAGATATTAGGGCTAAATTATACACAGCAAAAAACCTATGAACAACCTACTTTTTCTTTATTTAGTATATTAATTATAAATATTTAATGTTTAGAAAGAAGCAAAAATTTTTGTTCTAAAAATTGCCTAGACGTTGCTTTAATAGTGGGATATGGTGTTTGATTGCTTGCATTTAAGGATTTCTTCAATTATTCTGTTGGCTTGCTATTTTCAATAAATAATTATTTATGTGGGGCTATTAATGACTTTAGAACAAACCGCAGTAGAGGCGGTCAATGCAGAGTTTTATAAAGCATTGGAAAGCTGTAATCTTGCAGCAATGGAAAAAGTTTGGTTACATGAAAGTTGGGTTCGTTGCGTTCATCCAGGGTCAGAAATACTTGTAGGATGGCCGGAAATTCGCCGTAGTTGGGTATCTATATTTGGTAATACTCATGGGATGAAAGTTTCATTAACGAATATTTTTATTAAAACTATAGGTGATTTTGCTTGGGTAGAATGTACGGAAAACATTGCAACATTTTTTGAACAAGGTTTTACTTCTGGACAGGCGCAAACAACAAATATTTACTTAAAAGTAAAAGATAAATGGCTAATGGTGCATCATCATGCCTCTCCATTGCCGATGGATGTTCCAGATGATTGGAATGACGATATATTACAATAAGTTTTTTTAAGTTTTTTTGGAGGATTTAATGGACGAATTATTATCAAAAGAAAATTTGAAGTATCGTGAGCAGACTAGGGAGATAGCAGAGCGTTATGTGCGTCCTGTCGCAGCAGAGTTAGATAGAATTGCAGAATATCCTTGGTCAGTGGTGAGAGCATTACAAGAAGCAGGTTTGATGGGTGTTTGGATTCCAAAAGAATATGGTGGACATGGTGCAGGTGTTCTTAATCTATGTATAGTTGTAGAAGAACTTTCTAAAGCTTGTGGTGGTGTAGGGGTGACTTATGCAGTTAATGCTTTAGGTTCTTTTCCATTAATTTTAGGTGGAACAGAAGAGCAAAAGAAAAAATACTTACCTGATTTAGCTTCTGGCCGTAAATTAATTGCTTTTGGTTTATCGGAAAAGAAATCTGGCTCAGATGCAGGTAGTTTGCAAACTCGTGCAACAAAGAGTGGAGATGACTACCTTATCAATGGTGAAAAAAAATGGAACACCAACGGAGGAGCAGCAGATATTTATAGCGTTTTTACTACGGTAAACCCTGAAAGAGGCGGGCGAGGAATTACAGCTTTTATTGTTGAAAAAGGCATGGAAGGCTTCCGAATAGGCAAAAAAGAAGATTTAATGGGCATTCGTTGTGTACCTGTTCATGAACTGCATTTTGAAAATTGCCGTGTTTCACCTGATAGATTGCTTGGTGGTAAAGAAGGTCATGGATCTGCGCGTGCTGCTGATTTGGGAGCAAAAAATGTTTCTAAATTTGCTGCTATGGCAAAAGTTTTTGCTACAGATACGGCAATGGCTGTGACAACAAATTGTGTACAACTTTTTGGCGGTTATGGTTATTGCAAAGATTATCCAATAGAAAAATATATGCGTGATGCTAAGATTACTCAAATTTATGAAGGTACAAATCAAGTTCAACGTGTTGTTATTAGCCGCGCATTAATTAAAGAAGCCGCAGGTGGCTAGAATCTAGTTTTTAAGGAGAAACCCTTATGAGACAACATCTAGTTCTAAGTGCTGTTGGGACAGATCAAGTTGGATTAATGGAAAGAATTTCACGTTTTATCCAAGAACGTGATGCAAATATTGAAGATAGCCGAATGGCTGTTTTTTCTGGAGAGTTTGCAATAATTATGTTGATTACTGGCTCGGAAGATGGCCTAAAAAGTATTGAAGCTAGCCAAAATGAACTTGGAGAACTTACAGGCTTAAATATTTTTATGCGCCGGCCTTCAGAGAAAAAATATAGCGAACCAATGGTTCCTTGTCGTCTAACAGCATCATCTTTAGATCATCCTGGAATAGTTCATCGTCTAACTAGTCAATTAGCTCAAAGTGGTATCAATATTGAATCTATGGAAACAAAAAGTTATGCTGCTCCAATGAGTGCTACACCAATGTTTCGATTTGAAGCAATTATCTCTGTACCGGGTAGGATAAACTTACCTTTACTTAGAATGGATTTGCAATCTATTGGTGAGGAAGAAAATATTGATATTGAGTTAACAGTTATGCGGGAACGCTAATTAGTTTAGTATAAAGAAATTAAAGGTTGTTATATCAATAAGATAATTTATCGATATAACAACCTTTATTGCTTTTAAAGTCTTACATTAAAATGTGCTGGTAATTTTTTATTTACACTGCCGCGCTTAATATTTTTATGTTTTCTTTCGCTAACCATGACTAAATCTTCAAGTGCTTCTTCTACTTGGTCAGCACCTTCAAGGATTTGTTCAACAGCTTGTGCTGCTGAAGGTGAAAAGGTGTCTTTAACCTCGTCTTTAATGTCTCCTAGATCAGCATTAACAGAGTTTACAGCTAATTGTCCTTCGTCGATAACTTCACGTGAGGCTTCTTCAAAATTAGCTTCTATTAATTTACCACAATTTATCAGTGTGGCACCAAGCAAACCTAGATTGCCTTGTATTGAACGCCAGCATTGATCAATCTTTTCTGGAGTTTGCCACAAAATAGCAGACATTTTTTCTGGTATTCCTAGGGCTTGACGATTGCCTAAATCTTTTTCTAGTTGTTCTGGGACAAAAGCAAGTTGTTGTAGAGCTACTTCTAAATCATTACGAAATAGACTTGTAGTATCCATTATATTCATTAAGCTTGTAAAAAGTGCGCGAAAACCTCTTTCTACTGTCTTAAATCCATCTGCTTCACCATTATTTACTTGGTCAAAGCCAGCGCGAATATCACTTAAACTACCTAATAATAAATGAATTGAGCCTTCTGCTGTTTCTAACATTAAGTTAGTTACATTAGAAATATTAGTTAAGTTTTGGGAGAAGTTTTGTTTTGATTTACGTAGGGCTAAAGCTCGCATGCTATTATCTCTTAGATCTGGTGTAGGGATGCGGGATTGGCGTTTATTCATATCCAGCATAAATTCATCAATAGCACCTCGAATTGCTACTAGTTCTGTTACTGTAGAATTAAAGAGAGTATCACCAATATTGAGCATTTCTGTAACTGCTCTTTCTACAGTTTCTTCAATATCTACAACAAGTTTTTGTCCCATATGGGAAATTTTTTGTAAACGTTCATCTAAGCCTTTTGGAATACCTGTATTAGTTTGGCTAAGTTCTTTTAATTGCTCAATTCCTTCAGACACTTGTTGTAGGCCGTCCTGGAGGTCTTGAACGCTTTTTTGTGTTTTTTCCTCCATTTCTTCTACAGATTCGGGGTCTTCCTGGTCAGATTTTCCACCTTCAGACTCGCGGTCAGTATATCTAGCTTCTTGGGATTCCTGAGATTGTTGGACTGGGACGGCTTCACCTTGTTGATGGACAAGTTGCGCCATATCGGGGTTTTGTATATTTGGATCATTTAGCTTTTCATTTTTATTTTGCTGAACATTTTGCTGTTGTTGTTGCTCGCGTGCTATTTCTATAGGAGAATAACCGCCTTGGATACGATTAACAGACATTTTGGGGGCCTCCCAGATTTTATTTAGCTAAAAATTTATCTTAAGCAAGTATGCCACCCATACGATAAATAATATAGGCAATTGTTAAAAATCCTGTAGCTTTATCAATATAGCGTTCTACTTTGACTTTTTTATCTTTTGCTGCTGGTCTATTAAGCAGTGCTGAAGAGGCTGTCATAGGCTTGGAGAG
Coding sequences:
- a CDS encoding acyl-CoA dehydrogenase family protein, which produces MDELLSKENLKYREQTREIAERYVRPVAAELDRIAEYPWSVVRALQEAGLMGVWIPKEYGGHGAGVLNLCIVVEELSKACGGVGVTYAVNALGSFPLILGGTEEQKKKYLPDLASGRKLIAFGLSEKKSGSDAGSLQTRATKSGDDYLINGEKKWNTNGGAADIYSVFTTVNPERGGRGITAFIVEKGMEGFRIGKKEDLMGIRCVPVHELHFENCRVSPDRLLGGKEGHGSARAADLGAKNVSKFAAMAKVFATDTAMAVTTNCVQLFGGYGYCKDYPIEKYMRDAKITQIYEGTNQVQRVVISRALIKEAAGG
- a CDS encoding nuclear transport factor 2 family protein; amino-acid sequence: MTLEQTAVEAVNAEFYKALESCNLAAMEKVWLHESWVRCVHPGSEILVGWPEIRRSWVSIFGNTHGMKVSLTNIFIKTIGDFAWVECTENIATFFEQGFTSGQAQTTNIYLKVKDKWLMVHHHASPLPMDVPDDWNDDILQ